The following proteins are encoded in a genomic region of Canis lupus familiaris isolate Mischka breed German Shepherd chromosome 6, alternate assembly UU_Cfam_GSD_1.0, whole genome shotgun sequence:
- the ZKSCAN2 gene encoding zinc finger protein with KRAB and SCAN domains 2, whose translation MAASLDPQIDVPLEVEGCLIMKVEKEPEWAVEPSLEASEGSESETFRRCFRQFCYEDVAGPHEAFSKLWELCCRWLKPEVRSKEQILELLVIEQFLTILPKKIQAWAQKQCPESGEEAVALVIHLEKEAGRLRQQVNSPVHSEKQAPLGAAWEVTDFQPEQVETTGVVSLEEAGSLHSGHKEQLNRKREHRPLPKNAQPSPWVPAPAHEWNSMDQEVTTTRQPVVSQGPVKDVHMARGFSYKKSVHQIPAHRDLYRDIRKESVGNMVSLGSTASASSKIARLEQRKEPWTLGLHSSNKRNIILRSNHIKEKPVHATQIPARSAGRVWGEQQHWGLEDEKIAGVHWSYEETKTFLAILKESRFYETLQACPRNSQVYGAVAEWLRECGFLRTPEQCRTKFKSLQKSYRKVRNGHVLEPCAFFEDMDALLNPAAHASSADKPKEILSLPRLKRVDISAKEQINLVEEEDAAEESDGDEIGIEFIRKSEIRGAPVLFQNLSGVHWGYEETKTFLDILRETRFYEALQACHRKSKLYGAVAEQLRECGFLRTPEQCRTKFKSLQKSYRKVKNGHVLESCAFYKEMDALINSRASAPSTNTPEEVPSPSGQEGEDIEIEPQEPIGWEPEEASQEAMAEDSGSERMSEEEIVQESAFQGPPGLLPSPSDFEIGGSFKEDTTQVIYKDMEQHRALIEKSKRVISQNADPGKYCKREYISGRQWENLQGIRQGKLMSQPRDLGKAVVHTRPFMGKRPYRLLKYGESFGRNARLMCRMTHQKENPYKCSVCGKCFGRSRSLIRHQRIHTGEKPFKCLDCGKSFNDSSNFGAHQRIHTGEKPYRCGECGKCFSQSSSLIIHQRTHTGEKPYQCGECGKSFTNSSHFSAHRRVHTGENPYKCVDCEKSFNNCTRFREHRRIHTGEKPYGCAQCGKRFSKSSVLTKHREVHSREKLLPHPPSSCSPENPPKGKTDEFRKTF comes from the exons ATGGCTGCATCCCTGGACCCTCAGATCGACGTCCCCCTGGAGGTGGAGGGATGCTTAATAATGAAGGTGGAGAAGGAGCCCGAGTGGGCGGTGGAGCCCTCTCTGGAAGCATCGGAGGGCTCCGAGTCCGAGACCTTCCGCAGATGCTTCAGGCAGTTCTGTTACGAGGATGTGGCTGGACCCCATGAAGCTTTCAGTAAACTCTGGGAACTTTGCTGCCGGTGGCTGAAGCCCGAAGTGCGTTCCAAGGAGCAGATCCTTGAGCTGCTGGTGATCGAACAGTTTCTCACCATTTTACCGAAGAAGATTCAGGCGTGGGCGCAGAAGCAGTGTCCCGAGAGTGGAGAGGAGGCGGTGGCCCTGGTGATACATTTGGAGAAAGAGGCTGGAAGGCTAAGACAGCAG GTTAACAGCCCTGTGCActcagagaagcaggccccactggGAGCAGCGTGGGAGGTAACGGACTTTCAGCCAGAGCAGGTGGAGACCACTGGAGTGGTGTCTCTGGAGGAAGCTGGAAGCCTCCACTCAGGACACAAGGAGCAACTGAACCGAAAGAGAGAGCATCGGCCCTTACCCAAGAATG CTCAGCCTTCTCCCTGGGTTCCTGCCCCTGCTCACGAATGGAACAGCATGGATCAGGAAGTAACAACCACACGACAACCTGTTGTGTCTCAG GGACCAGTGAAAGATGTCCACATGGCGAGAGGTTTTTCCTACAAAAAGAGCGTACATCAGATTCCCGCTCACAGAGACCTGTACCGGGATATTAGGAAAGAGAGTGTTGGGAACATGGTCTCCCTGG GAAGTACTGCATCTGCATCTAGCAAGATTGCCCGGTTGGAGCAAAGAAAAGAGCCCTGGACTTTAGGTCTACACTCTTCTAACAAAAGGAATATTATTCTACGAAGCAACCACATCAAGGAGAAGCCAGTTCATGCCACTCAGATCCCTGCACGAAGTGCGGGGAGAGTATGGGGCGAGCAGCAGCACTGGGGTTTAGAAGACGAGAAGATAGCAGGCGTTCATTGGAGCTATGAGGAAACAAAGACTTTCCTTGCCATTCTCAAGGAGTCTCGCTTTTATGAGACACTACAAGCTTGTCCCCGAAACAGCCAGGTGTATGGGGCTGTAGCCGAGTGGCTGCGTGAGTGTGGCTTTCTCCGAACACCGGAACAGTGTCGGACCAAGTTCAAAAGCCTCCAGAAGAGCTATCGGAAGGTGAGAAATGGCCACGTGTTGGAACCCTGTGCCTTCTTTGAGGACATGGACGCTCTGTTGAACCCCGCAGCCCATGCTTCATCTGCTGATAAGCCAaaggagattctctctctccccagactAAAGAGAGTTGATATCAGTGCTAAAGAACAGATCAATTTGGTGGAGGAGGAAGATGCTGCAGAAGAATCTGATGGTGATGAAATAGGCATTGAATTTATCCGGAAGTCTGAGATTCGTGGTGCCCCTGTCTTGTTTCAGAACCTCAGTG GTGTACACTGGGGGTATGAAGAAACCAAGACTTTTCTTGACATCCTCCGTGAGACTCGGTTTTACGAAGCTCTCCAGGCTTGTCATCGGAAGAGCAAGTTGTATGGGGCTGTGGCTGAGCAACTGCGTGAGTGTGGCTTTCTCCGGACACCGGAACAGTGCCGGACCAAGTTCAAAAGCCTCCAGAAGAGCTACCGCAAAGTCAAAAATGGTCACGTGCTAGAGTCCTGCGCGTTCTACAAGGAGATGGATGCCCTGATAAACTCTCGGGCCTCTGCTCCTTCCACCAACACCCCAGAAGAAGTCCCATCACCCtcagggcaagagggagaggatATTGAGATTGAACCCCAGGAACCAATAGGCTGGGAACCGGAGGAGGCCTCACAGGAGGCGATGGCTGAAGATTCTGGCAGCGAGAGAATGAGTGAGGAGGAAATTGTACAAGAGTCAGCATTCCAGGGGCCTCCAGGTCTACTGCCAAGCCCAAGTG atttcgaAATTGGAGGTAGTTTCAAGGAGGACACAACACAGGTAATATATAAGGACATGGAGCAGCATAGGGCATTAATAGAAAAGTCTAAAAGGGTCATTTCCCAGAATGCTGATCCAGGTAAATACTGCAAAAGGGAATACATCTCAGGAAGACAATGGGAAAACCTTCAAGGAATCAGACAGGGGAAGCTGATGTCTCAGCCTAGAGATTTAGGGAAAGCTGTAGTTCATACGAGGCCTTTCATGGGGAAGAGACCCTACCGACTTCTCAAATATGGAGAAAGCTTTGGAAGGAATGCTCGTCTTATGTGCCGAATGACCCACCAGAAGGAAAATCCTTATAAATGCAGTGTCTGCGGAAAGTGCTTTGGTAGAAGCAGAAGCCTAATCAGACATCAAAGAatccacactggagaaaaaccctTTAAATGTCTTGACTGTGGGAAAAGCTTTAATGACTCCTCCAACTTTGGTGCCCACCAGAGAATCCACACAGGGGAGAAGCCCTACAGGTGTGGAGAATGTGGAAAATGCTTTAGTCAGAGCTCGAGTCTTATCATACATCAGAGAacccacactggagagaagccttATCAGTGTGGGGAGTGCGGGAAGAGCTTTACCAACAGCTCCCATTTCAGCGCCCACCGCAGGGTTCACACTGGCGAGAACCCCTACAAATGTGTGGATTGTGAAAAAAGTTTCAATAACTGCACACGATTTCGAGAGCATCGGAGgatccacactggagagaagccctacGGCTGTGCCCAGTGTGGCAAACGTTTCAGTAAGAGTTCTGTCCTCACCAAACATCGGGAGGTTCATTCAAGGGAAAAGCTTCTGCCGCACCCACCGTCCTCATGTTCCCCAGAGAACCCACCTAAGGGAAAGACTGATGAATTCAGGAAAACTTTTTGA